The stretch of DNA TGCCCTGAAACccgttgggggcttacaccgtcCCCCAAACCGCcaagtgttcataactagtcacctCACATTTGCAGCCTCAACTTGCAACCAGAGAATACAGGCCTGACAATAACCACTGCACCATCAGCCTCCTTGCCTGTGTAAAGGCATAGTTATGCACTTGTTTATCTCTGGGCTGCCAGCATGATAGTCTTTAATAATgaacaaagttaaaaaaattcaagCCATAAATTATGTTTCGATATTCACCTCTAGGTTTTGCTTCATTCGACTGGGAGTGACACTCTTGGGTACAACAATAAGATCTCGCTGCACAAGGTTGCGAAGGAGAACTTGTGAAGGTGTTTTGCCATGTTTGTCCGCTATTTCTTTAAGCAGGGGCTCATCAAGTAAAGGTTCGACGATTGGACCAACGTTTACCTCCCTAGAAATGTAAAAACTTCAACAGGATTTCTATCAGCATAGGTTACGGTAAGAACAGTAAATCAGCTGTAGACAAGTGATTCAGAAAGCTAGTCTGCCTTTTTTTAACTTAGCAAACGGAAAACTAGAATCGCTAGAATCTTTGCCATAATAAGTGGTAAGAAGCCATaattaaaagttggaaaaaagattgcaccataTAAGATTCAAACTTGCAACTTTTGGCCTGGCAGATAAACATTGTAACAACTATGCCAATAAAGCACCTCATGACATTACAGAATAATTGtgtgtattgttattacacctgatgatcgcTTACGGggcactagactgccagagtattAGCTCTATAAAATGCAAAACAGTAAAACCAGAAGTATGGCATACAAGTCTATCGTTTACTGCGGTTAGACCCTTCATCAATGCAAAGCTTAAAAAGATCAATAAACACCAAAATTTTGACATATAGGATGAATCTGTCAACAGCTCACTGTTAAGAGCGCATGCACTGCTGGTACCCTCCATCAAGATGTTGAAATAGGACAACTTCCCAATTAGCAACATTCACGCAATGCTATATTAAATTATAGGAGTTTCTTAATTACTCTTTTATACATATATGGCTTACTTCTATTAGAATTTAACTATTAAAAACACGTATACTTAAAATATCTCTTTATCAATATTAATATGGTGAAGTAGGACAACTTCTCAAGAAAGCACAATCACACAATGATAGATCAAACTTGCAGATGAGGACAATGGCATCACCACTACTCTGTTTTACTTGTATGGTGTACCTCTATTAAAAGCCAATTGTTAAAACACATGAACGTTTAGTATCTCCCATCTAGACGTAGAAGTAGGACAACTTCTCCATTAGCAACATTCACACAATGCTTTATCAAATTAACATAGATAACCAGTATGCCATCATCACTACTTTTTTATTCATGCTGGGTGTAACTCTATTCAAAACCAACTTTTACAAACATATGCATTCATAGTATCTCTCATCCCGATGGTGAAAAGGACAACTTCTCTCGTAGGCAAAAACCTAATTACTAAACTCTACTCACTCAGGTTTTCCAGGAGAACCAATTGGTGCGTATGCAGTTACCACGATTCCTCTGGTTTGGCAGAACTCGACCAAGTCATACTGAGGCAACCATGCGTGAAGCtcaatctacaacaggtcagaCTTGATTGGTGTGATATATAGCAAATAGAGCTCAATTCTGCCCACTTATGCTAAAACATGGAAAGCATAATAATCCTTTTTGTAGTTCTGTACATACAAACTATCTAGTTGAAGTgaaattgtatcattactgaactctaacataaaaatgatataatatagcAAACAACAATTGTGTCACcgaatattgttcattttataACGGGAACAAACCGTGGTAGCAATCAATAATTCAATCATGGCAAAGCGGCAAGTATAAACATTGTTGACCATAAAAATACACATTGAAATAGTTGTTTATTGTGCTTTGGCTTACAGTACTTGTAGAGTTCGCATTTTGTTTGGTCAGTGCACATATTTTCCATACTATctgaaaaaattaaaccatcCAAAAGTTGGGTTAGGGCATAATAGGAAGTATAACCAGGACCAGATATTCTTAAAGTCAGCTGGAAACCAGCATTGAacataaatttacaattttgtttctgGTGAATCCTTTTACACTAAATAGTTCATAAAGACAGGGGCGAGCTATCTTGGCACGCaaaattattttctttcaatCAAACCCATAAACATTATCAGTTTTAAATTTGTCTTTGACAATAAATGCCGAGTCAAGGCCAACAAAATGAATGATGAAATGAAATAGATTAATCTTTATTTAAAAGGATGGCTTACATAAAATAAGCCTCAACTCTAAAATCATGTAGCTATACGAGAGGGTTAGTCACCTCCCTGACAGGCATTCGAGTTTGTTAATCAATAATGTGTAAGCCTTCAAAAAGACAGAGGTCAAAGTTCGTCAAGTTAGAAGTACTAACTATTTCTAAACAAGTTATGATTTTTACTAAAACCTACTTTTCTGTAATTCATGAGGCATAAAATGAGCAATGAACATCTGTTTGTTGGAAACCAGCATCTTTTATAAGATCTATATAAACTATatctatctgtatatatatttctcaaagtatgtctgtatgtctgtatatttgtctgcattccggctatagctattattagaacagccgagctggacaatgctgacaTAACATCATGGAGTacagtcattagaagcctagccttattaactagcttaatggaattttccattggtaatgtgccaggctaatagcttgaaagttacagttgtttgacaaagttttaaaacctttacagctgtatttatttttctctcaatttatttcaactacccaAAAcgcttctctcatgatatgtagtttgaaagtaagaatgggAAAGGTTGTTATAtcttaaatacaaatcaattttctgtccaaagacttttttattacccgggcgaCGTCGAGTGGTACAGctattatagttatatagctgaacaccgggcattcatctatatataaactatatatagcgAGTCTCTTATAATAGCTATATAGGCAAACCTGTAGATTTGCTGGCTTTATTCTCGCCTCAGTGTAAAACCTTTCAAGCTGTTCTTTATTAAAGTTTGAGACTCCGATAGCTTTTACAAGGCCATCATCCACGAGCTTTTCCATTTCCTGTTGAGTAGacatattttgttttcattttgagCCAAATGAGGAAACATTTCCAGAAATGATCAACATCATATATTTAATCTATTTCATTATATCtacagataataataatataatatattatagtatagcTGTAATATATATTCTAGATAAGCCTTGATTGCAAACACTTACAAACTTGGCTTGAAAGGTTTGCTTGAAGTTTGTGTGAGACAAAAACAGTAACATTTTCACAGTGGTAAATCCTTAAATACAATGCAGATTATTTAATTGATGATATcttgtttattatattaaagcGATTGTTAATTAATTAGTTAATTAATTACCTTTGGAATAGATTTTTAGTAATCCAGAAATGTACTTTATAGTTATTTAGGATTAATTTGAATCCTTTTAGGGGTTGGAAATGCATTTCAAGGCCCAAAATTGGTTCTATGAAATATGAGGGGAACCAGATACAGTTTTGAGCTGGAATTGAAGCAAGTTCATGAGAAAAGGCTATACTACATAAGTGGATGGTAACTTACCCTCCAAGTTCTTAGTGGATCAATAAATGTTGTCTTTATTGTACCATCACTGTATGTCGGCATATTATATCCTTGCTTCAAATCCTCATTCTGTAGAAAACAAAAGCAGTTTTGGACCTGATAACAACTTGTTATTCATGTGTATGTGACACTACAGTAGTCGCTtctataccctacaggatgaaaatattcattggttataaaaattcgcgatttcgcgaacagtcaattctgcgaattattaaattccgtgataattagttctatttttaatcccaagggagaataactactgcatcaaattaaaaactagccgctaggctagtttttaatataaatactaaacgtagttgagttcccaaaacatttttaaaatcattgcctgggctttgagctaacaccattgccaatgcatcacatttctttgcaaaattattcaaggttgtcacaaaatatgcagaatggcgtcatcgcaaaaatagccgctaggcagaagtactaaacgtagctgagttccaaaacttctgtaaaatcatcgccgggcttcgagttttattgccattgcatcaaaatttacaaaattattcaaggttttcacaagttattcggcatgggtTCTTCATCGCAAAAAaactctcctagtctttttacaatgaaatcaactccatcaatctctaataccgaagttggggacgatcatgattctgatctggacattatggtatgtatttgatttgcagtgcagatacgtttttccataattaactgcattagttaattcttttgtttaaaaacggatcgttttcattaaatacttcagctattgtttttgtacttcctttacacgtgttaatattttttcttttttgtgtttactgcagattgagaatgaaacaacctactctgGTTATGAAAACTAGAGGCAAGTAgcaatattcatcaaggcaggaatattgacAGAGAAGCAATCAGTCAatctagaccccttcatcgacaacaactccttgatactgctgcagcaaacatgattaaattatatattttatttcatgtatagatgtattataatttagtGCAaatttgagtgtacaaataaattatttcaaatacaaatagaattttacaaacgatgaatggagtaaatataaaca from Watersipora subatra chromosome 2, tzWatSuba1.1, whole genome shotgun sequence encodes:
- the LOC137387314 gene encoding aldo-keto reductase family 1 member A1-A-like — translated: MAATGSIRLSTGQRMPTVGLGTWLSNGEAMKAAIDIGYRHIDSAQFYQNEDQLGEVLEQQIKDGKITREEIFITTKLIFMAMAPEDVRRETEKSLKRLRTSYIDLYLIHFPVSFSNEDLKQGYNMPTYSDGTIKTTFIDPLRTWREMEKLVDDGLVKAIGVSNFNKEQLERFYTEARIKPANLQIELHAWLPQYDLVEFCQTRGIVVTAYAPIGSPGKPEEVNVGPIVEPLLDEPLLKEIADKHGKTPSQVLLRNLVQRDLIVVPKSVTPSRMKQNLEIFDFELTDEEMGMIKGLNRELRLFTFNFVGKPNMSHPYFPWPELKN